The window ACTGCACAATTAGAGTATGATTCAGACTGATATATGACATTACTGTGATGATGGAAAAGGATACCACGTTGACAAAAGCTCAAAGATTGAGAATTTCATAATTATAAAAACTGGAAGCAGATTCTCATCAGCAAAGATTTCAGTGAAGTCTTTACTATTTGAAATCATTCAAAGACGTTCAGTTTCAAAAAGAATATGAAATACTAGAATGTAATATGAAAGGCTACAGAACTTAGGTTTGCTCAGATATTGCAGTGAAATATATTCTTTGATTGTTCCAAAAAATTGGAAAAATCTCATAGAGCTGGGTTTATATCAATATCATCATTGCACAATTAGAGTATGATTCAGACTGATATATGACATTACTGTGATGATGGAAAAGGATACCACGTTGACCAAAGCTCAAAGATTGAGAATTTCATAATTATAAAAACTGGAAGTAGATTCTCATCAGCAAAGATTTCGGTGAAGTTTTTACTATTTGAAATCATTCAAAGACGTTCAGTTTCAAAAAGAATATGAAATACTAGAATGTAATATGAAAGGCTACAGAACTTAGGTTTGCTCAGATATTGCAGTGAAATATATTCTTTGATTGTTCCAAAAAATTGGAAAAACCTCATAGAGCTGGGTTTATATCAATATCATCATTGCACGATTAGAGTATGATTCAAACTGATATATGACATTACTGTATTAATGGAAATGGATACCACATTGACAAAAGCTGAAAGATTGAGAATTTCATAATTATAAAAACTGAAAGTAGATTCTCATAGCTCTGGCGGCTAATAGAATTAAGAACAAAAATAACCTCAAATTGCACATTGAAAGTCCATCAAATGTTTCAGTATTAGCATGGTAAGGAATGATAAGCATAATTGAGAACAAGAACAGAATAGTGGGTTAATAAGAATTACTAGAGAATCTCATAATGACCTCAGATATTGTCATGAAATGTATTCTTTGATGTTCCAAAAGATGGAACATCTCATAATGAGCTGGGTTAATAACAATATCATCATTGCAGTCAACAAGTTGGTTCAGACAGATAATTGACAATTTAACAATGATTGAAAAAGAATACCACCTCAACAAAAAGTTCAAAAATTGGAATTTTAACTATGATGGTAAGATACCTCTAGAAACCTAAAACTATGCAGTTCAAAGAAGAATGATAAGTTCCCTCAGGATACACATTGAACATTCATCAAAGTATCTCAGCATTAGCATGGTAAAGAATGATAAACATCATTGGGAACCAAAAGAACAAGACATCATTCAAACAAGAAATAGCTCAAAAAGTGTCAATACTTAAGACATAATACTATTTTTTTAACAGTTAAATACATACACACAAACTCTAAATAAATTGTAGAGTAGCAAATGAACAGAGAGCCCTTGGTATTTTTGCCTACGCTGTTAACGCCCAGCAAAAGTTAAGGATGTTATCAAACTACACAGATAGAAGGGCATTCTAGCCTGTGCAGCATCAATCCATAAAGAAAACTACCCAAAATGTGTTAGAAGATTGCTTGTAGTTGTCACTGAACACAATTGAGTAGGAATTGGCACATGAGCAATTCAATTGTATCCTACACAGATGTTCAATTTCAGAAGGCTAAAAGAATTAATCAATCCTACGTTTCTGATTAGATCACAAATTCAAGCGCTTCGACATCACATGATGTTGAAAATAAACCAAGCTATTAGAAACAGTCTAATGAAAAAGTGTCTAAACAAAAGATGCAACTTTTATAAACCAACATCTTCAACCAACATAGAATGCAATTTGTAGTAACAAAGCATATGGAAGTAAAACTAAGAGACAAAAAAGATAAATAAGAAGCTTTGAAAAATCCTTACAAGAAATTATCTGTTTTAAAATTAAGTGACATAATCAACATATAAAATGAAATAACACAATAGATGTGATTTTTAATAATTAACATAAAACACAATATAATTATTAGCAAGAAGGATTTATACAGATAAGAAATTACAACTTACAGTGTtcttcccaagaggagctcgtaGAGCAAGCTGGTCAAACGTGAGGCACTCTCCTCCTGCCTTCAAGATCCTCGCCCTTGCAGTCTCCGTGAACCTAAGAGCGGTCACCTTAATAGCAGGCACCTCGTATACTCTCTTATCATCTGTCACCGTCCCAACAATCACGGCAATTTTGTCTTCCTAATCCAAACCAACAAATTAATGCAGATCATATACAGAGGATGAAATGAATTAACAAAAGACTTCCACGGAAAAAAAAACAGTGATGAAAAAAATATTCAACCTTTCCTTCCATGAACTTGATCAGCCTCCTAAGGGATAGTGGAGGCCGGTTGGTCTTGCTCATGAAGAGCCGTTTGAGGATCACGGCGTTGAACTTGCTTCCAGTCCTACGCACCAGAAACCTGTAGAGCTGATGATCCAAACAACAAGAGATCAAATTCCTCTAATCTCCAAATGAGTCACCTAAAAAGAAACAATATATACGTGTGAGTAAATCATACCCTAACTATGAGCTTGAGATAGACATCGTCGGATTTGGGGGCCGTGCGACGAGTTTTCTTGCTACGACCGCCGGCAACTAAATCGATACCCTACgtcaaaacacaaaaaaaaaaaaaagagagagatggAAGATTAGAAaggatgaggaagaagaggaggactgGACGAGAGGATTAGGGCTTCGAATAACCATGGCGGCTTGTTGCTGCTGAAGTCCGCTCCTCTTCCACTCGGTTGTAAAGCATGGCTTATATAGACGGAGGATAACTAGGGTTTCCAGTCGCTGTACTGAGCATCAATGAATTCGGACACACAGTCTCTACCAGTTCAACAGCAAAGCGAATAGATGATGGGAACCACGTATTTTTCCTTTGGTAGATCTCTGGGTAAAGTGACGGACGTTATGATGGATGGGAATAGATAGAATTTCATCAAGATTCGGAAAACGAATCTATGAATTGCAAAGATTTGGGCCGGAAATAAAAACTTTTATTATACTGATTTGTATTAAAAAGATAagtattaaaaaaatgaaaatagttttattttttcactgtattcatttttcatttctaaAAAGGGTATTTTTTACATATATTTTCTGTGTGACATCCAAATTTAGCTCCATGATGAACTTGATTATAGGTTAATCAGAGTCGTACCTATGTACGATGGAGTATGAAGCgtatattaaaaaaatgatttttctgctacgataaataataataaagttca is drawn from Zingiber officinale cultivar Zhangliang chromosome 1B, Zo_v1.1, whole genome shotgun sequence and contains these coding sequences:
- the LOC122055485 gene encoding 60S ribosomal protein L18-3: MGIDLVAGGRSKKTRRTAPKSDDVYLKLIVRLYRFLVRRTGSKFNAVILKRLFMSKTNRPPLSLRRLIKFMEGKEDKIAVIVGTVTDDKRVYEVPAIKVTALRFTETARARILKAGGECLTFDQLALRAPLGKNTILLRGPKNAREAVKHFGRAPGVPHSNTKPYVRSKGRKFEKARGRRNSRGFRV